One segment of Streptomyces roseifaciens DNA contains the following:
- a CDS encoding FecCD family ABC transporter permease gives MSAAVPISSPGSSLVRRRIGWTVAAAVVLLVAVLLSLAVGARPVAPDRVLDALLHGGDGRDAVVVREMRLPRTLVGLMVGAALALAGTALQGITRNPIADPGVLGISHGAAVGVVLAIMLAGVESLTGYVWWAFAGAGVASVAVYAIASRGRGGASPVKLALAGAAINALLVSMTTAVLTTQASVLDKFRFWQVGSLSASDAELAGRIWPFLLAGAVLVLSVARGLDALALGEDVAKGLGQNVAAVRITGGLGATVLTGAGVAAAGPIAFVGLAVPHIARALVGGDHRWLLPLSALLGPAVLLSADTAGRVFFPPGEVPAGVMTALIGVPFLIALVRRKRVAAA, from the coding sequence ATGTCAGCCGCCGTCCCGATCAGCAGTCCCGGATCCTCCCTGGTCCGGCGCCGCATCGGCTGGACGGTGGCCGCGGCCGTCGTCCTGCTGGTCGCGGTGCTCCTCAGCCTGGCGGTGGGCGCCCGCCCGGTCGCCCCGGACCGCGTCCTCGACGCCCTGCTCCACGGCGGTGACGGCAGGGACGCCGTCGTCGTCCGCGAGATGCGGCTGCCGCGGACCCTCGTCGGCCTGATGGTCGGCGCCGCCCTCGCCCTCGCGGGCACGGCCCTGCAGGGCATCACCCGCAACCCGATCGCCGACCCCGGCGTCCTCGGCATCAGCCACGGCGCGGCCGTCGGCGTCGTCCTGGCGATCATGCTCGCCGGGGTGGAGAGCCTCACGGGCTACGTGTGGTGGGCGTTCGCGGGCGCGGGCGTCGCCTCCGTCGCCGTCTACGCCATCGCCTCGCGCGGCCGCGGCGGCGCCTCGCCGGTCAAGCTCGCCCTGGCCGGCGCCGCGATCAACGCCCTGCTCGTCTCCATGACCACGGCCGTGCTCACCACACAGGCGTCCGTCCTGGACAAGTTCCGCTTCTGGCAGGTCGGCTCGCTCTCCGCCAGCGACGCCGAGCTGGCGGGCCGGATCTGGCCGTTCCTGCTGGCCGGGGCGGTCCTGGTGCTGTCCGTGGCCCGCGGCCTGGACGCGCTGGCCCTCGGCGAGGACGTCGCGAAGGGCCTCGGGCAGAACGTCGCGGCCGTCCGGATCACCGGCGGGCTGGGCGCCACCGTCCTGACCGGCGCCGGCGTGGCCGCCGCCGGGCCCATCGCCTTCGTCGGCCTCGCCGTGCCGCACATCGCCCGCGCACTCGTCGGCGGCGACCACCGCTGGCTGCTGCCCCTGTCCGCCCTCCTCGGCCCCGCCGTCCTGCTGTCCGCCGACACCGCCGGCCGCGTGTTCTTCCCGCCGGGCGAGGTCCCGGCAGGCGTCATGACGGCCCTGATCGGCGTCCCCTTCCTCATCGCCCTCGTCCGCCGGAAGCGGGTGGCCGCCGCATGA
- a CDS encoding FecCD family ABC transporter permease, with translation MSTTVNGRTTVHGRGARPAGYALVRVGRGSFLVHRRATAVATGLAVLLAAACLAYLCTGKSFTAPGEVLKVLLGEPSREELVVGTLRLPRMTVGVLVGLAFGVSGALIQTVARNPLASPDIIGVTQGASALTVGAMTFGVTSYAALPYVSVAGGLLAAVLVYAFAWRGGLQATRFVLIGIGFAVALRSVTHLFMTKGDYLVAQRAQVWMTGSLNGPGWDEAAPLALALLVLAPFVCWAARAQRTVSMDDDTATALGVRLDRVRCGLALLGVVLASIATGAAGPVDFVALLAPQLARRMTRTAQIPLLSSALTGAVIVVVADLLGRKLLEPTQLPVGVLTAAVGAPYLIWLIVKGHSTRRTGGTA, from the coding sequence ATGAGCACCACTGTCAACGGCCGCACCACCGTTCACGGCCGCGGCGCCCGCCCGGCCGGCTACGCCCTCGTCCGTGTCGGCCGCGGTTCTTTCCTCGTCCACCGGCGGGCCACAGCCGTCGCGACCGGCCTGGCCGTCCTGCTGGCCGCCGCGTGCCTGGCGTACCTGTGCACCGGCAAGTCGTTCACGGCACCCGGCGAGGTGCTGAAGGTCCTCCTCGGCGAACCCTCGCGCGAAGAGCTCGTCGTCGGCACGCTGCGGCTGCCGCGGATGACGGTGGGCGTCCTGGTGGGCCTTGCCTTCGGCGTCTCCGGCGCGCTCATCCAGACCGTCGCCCGCAACCCGCTCGCCAGCCCCGACATCATCGGCGTCACCCAGGGCGCGAGCGCCCTGACCGTCGGCGCCATGACGTTCGGCGTCACCTCGTACGCCGCCCTGCCCTACGTGTCCGTCGCCGGCGGCCTCCTCGCCGCCGTCCTCGTCTACGCCTTCGCGTGGCGCGGCGGCCTGCAAGCCACCCGCTTCGTCCTCATCGGCATCGGCTTCGCCGTCGCCCTGCGCTCCGTCACCCACCTGTTCATGACCAAGGGCGACTACCTCGTCGCCCAGCGGGCGCAGGTGTGGATGACGGGCTCGCTCAACGGCCCCGGCTGGGACGAGGCCGCGCCCCTGGCCCTCGCGCTGCTCGTGCTCGCGCCCTTCGTGTGCTGGGCCGCCCGGGCGCAGCGCACCGTCTCCATGGACGACGACACGGCGACCGCGCTGGGCGTGCGGCTGGACCGGGTGCGCTGCGGGCTCGCGCTCCTCGGCGTCGTCCTCGCGTCCATCGCCACGGGCGCGGCCGGGCCCGTCGACTTCGTGGCGCTGCTCGCCCCGCAGCTGGCCCGCCGCATGACGCGCACCGCGCAGATCCCGCTGCTGTCGTCGGCACTGACGGGCGCGGTCATCGTGGTCGTCGCGGACCTGCTGGGCCGCAAGCTCCTGGAGCCGACGCAACTGCCCGTGGGCGTGCTGACCGCAGCCGTCGGCGCCCCGTACCTGATCTGGCTCATCGTCAAGGGCCACAGCACCCGCCGCACCGGAGGAACAGCGTGA